A single genomic interval of Pyrus communis chromosome 7, drPyrComm1.1, whole genome shotgun sequence harbors:
- the LOC137739250 gene encoding ABC transporter E family member 2-like has translation MTDRLTRIAIVSSDRCKPKKCRQECKRSCPVVITGKLCVEVTPASKIAFISEELCIGCGICVKKCPFEAIQIINLPKDLDKDTTHRYGPNTFKLHRLPVPRPGQVLGLVGTNGIGKSTALKVLGGKLKPNLGRFKNPPDWQEILTYFRGSELQNFFTRILEDNLKAIIKPQYVDHIPKAVQGNVGEVLSQKDERDMKEKLCADLELNQVIERKVGDLSGGELQRFAIAVVAIQHAEIYMFDEPSSYLDVKQRLKAAQVVRSLLRPNSYVIVVEHDLSVLDYLSDFICCLYGKPGAYGVVTLPFSVREGINIFLAGFVPTENLRFRDESLTFKVAETPQESAEEIETYARYKYPSMTKTQGNFRLRAVEGEFTDSQIIVMLGENGTGKTTFIRMLAGLLKPDSVEDSDVEIPEFNVSYKPQKISPKFPSTVRALLHSKIRDSYTHPQFMSDVMKPLLIEQLMDQEVLNLSGGELQRVALCLCLGKPADIYLIDEPSAYLDSEQRIVASKVIKRFILHAKKTAFIVEHDFIMATYLADRVIVYEGQASIDCTANAPQSLLTGMNLFLSHLDITFRRDPTNYRPRINKLESTKDREQKAAGSYYYLDD, from the exons ATGACAGACCGTTTGACCCGTATAGCTATAGTGAGCTCAGACAGATGCAAACCCAAGAAGTGCCGCCAGGAATGCAAGAGGAGCTGTCCTGTTGTCATCACTG GTAAACTATGTGTCGAGGTTACCCCTGCATCCAAGATTGCTTTCATCTCAGAAGAATTGTGCATTGGATGTGGTATTTGTGTTAAG AAATGCCCATTTGAAGCAATCCAAATCATTAACTTGCCAAAGGATTTAGACAAAGATACAACCCATCGCTATGGGCCTAACACTTTCAAGCTACATAG GTTACCAGTCCCAAGGCCAGGTCAAGTTCTTGGTTTGGTTGGAACGAACGGCATTGGGAAGTCAACTGCCCTCAAAGTTTTGGGTGGAAAGTTGAAACCAAATTTAGGTCGTTTCAAA aatcCTCCAGATTGGCAGGAAATCTTGACCTACTTTCGAGGATCTGAGTTGCAGAATTTTTTTACCCGTATCCTGGAAGATAATTTGAAG GCCATTATAAAGCCTCAGTATGTTGATCACATTCCAAAAGCAGTTCAAGGGAATGTTGGGGAGGTGCTCAGTCAGAAAGATGAGAGGGATATGAAGGAAAAATTATGTGCTGACCTTGAGCTGAACCAGGTTATAGAGCGTAAGGTAGGGGATTTATCTGGTGGGGAGCTTCAAAGATTCGCCATTGCTGTCGTTGCCATACAGCATGCAGAGATATATATGTTTGACGAACCTTCAAGTTATCTTGATGTCAAACAAAGGCTTAAAGCTGCCCAAGTTGTCCGATCTTTACTCAGGCCTAATAg CTATGTAATTGTTGTGGAGCATGATCTTAGTGTCTTGGATTACTTATCAGACTTCATTTGCTGTTTATATGGGAAACCGGGTGCATATGGAGTTGTAACTCTTCCTTTCTCAGTTAGAGAAGGAATCAACATCTTCTTGGCTGGATTCGTTCCTACAGAAAATCTTAGGTTCCGGGATGAATCTCTGACCTTCAAG GTTGCTGAGACTCCACAAGAAAGTGCTGAGGAAATTGAGACATATGCACGATATAAATATCCATCAATGACTAAAACTCAGGGAAACTTCAGGCTTCGTGCGGTTGAAGGTGAATTTACTGATTCTCAGATTATTGTAATGCTGGGAGAGAATGGAACAGGGAAGACAACATTCATCCGTATGCTG GCTGGTCTATTGAAACCTGATTCTGTAGAAGATTCTGATGTGGAGATACCtgaattcaatgtttcttaCAAGCCCCAGAAAATCAGTCCAAAGTTTCCATCCACTGTCAGAGCCTTGTTACATTCAAAAATTCGTGATTCATATACTCATCCCCAATTCATGTCAGATGTGATGAAGCCTCTTCTTATTGAACAATTAATGGATCAAGAAGTTCTGAATCTCTCTGGTGGAGAGTTGCAGAGGGTTGCATTATGCCTATGCCTCGGGAAG CCTGCAGATATATATCTTATAGATGAACCGAGTGCGTATCTTGATTCTGAGCAGCGTATTGTTGCATCCAAAGTCATAAAGAGGTTCATCCTACATGCTAAGAAAACGGCATTCATCGTTGAACATGACTTTATCATGGCCACCTACTTGGCAGATAGAGTTATTGTCTATGAGGGGCAGGCATCAATTGATTGTACTGCAAATGCTCCGCAGTCATTGTTAACGGGGATGAATCTCTTCTTATCC CATCTTGATATCACATTTAGGCGTGACCCGACCAACTATCGCCCAAGAATCAACAAATTGGAGTCGACGAAGGACAGGGAACAAAAAGCTGCTGGGTCCTATTATTACCTGGATGATTGA